The genomic segment TTATCTGGTGGAACGGGCTGCCGGAGAAAATCCCCTGGTTCTTTTATTTGTTGTCCAGGAGGACCGCTCGGTATTTCCCTTCGACGTCCGGAGAAAGCTAATTGAAGAGGGGGTTCGGGACCTTGAGAATGTACGGGTAATCCCCGGTGGGGACTATATTATCTCAAGCGCCACATTCCCAAGCTACTTTATCAAGGACAAGGGGAAGATTGTCGATACCCATACCCGTCTGGACCTGACAATCTTTGGGGCGCATATCGCTCCTGCCGCCGGAATCCGGCGCCGCTATGTTGGTCAGGAACCCTTCTGTCCGGTAACCAAGCGCTACAACCAGAGTATGCACGAAATCCTGCCGGAATACGGTCTCGATGTCGTGGAGATTGAGCGTCGGGAATCTGACAATACGGTCATCAGCGCATCCGAGGTCCGGCGCCTCATTGCTGCTGGCAAAACCGAAGAGACGGCGAAAATCGTGCCTCCCAGTACATACAAATACCTTACTTCCGCAGAAGCGGAGGATATCCGCAGCGAAATTCAAGGAGGATCTGCATGAAGATCACCCAAAAAGGCATTGCCGGGACTCTGGAGTCCAGCGATGTTCTTATTACTGTCAGTCCACCCACGGATCCGGGCATAAAGATCGAGCTGGAAAGCATCGTAAAAAAACAGTTTGGAAACCGGATTATAGCCGTAGTCAACGAAGTCCTGGAAGGGTTTGGGATAAAGGATGTTCATGTAACCCTTCAGGACAAGGGTGCCCTGGACTGTACCGTCAGGGCCCGCCTGGAAGCGGCAGTCTATCGTGCCGCGGGCATAAGCCAGATACGGTGGAGACGTTGAACCCATGAAACTACGAAGAACCATGCTGTACGTTCCCGGTGGCAATGCCGCCATGGTCAAGGATGCCCACATATACCGTTCCGACGCGATAATGTTCGATCTGGAAGATTCCATCG from the Sediminispirochaeta bajacaliforniensis DSM 16054 genome contains:
- the citC gene encoding [citrate (pro-3S)-lyase] ligase, giving the protein MDWGANVIVRSLSPRVPSEREQVIGFLSRYGLDYEDDIEYSIGIFSSETMVATGSLSGKVVKGVVVHEGYRGENLTAKVLTYLKILAHNQGIDSLFIYTLPQNRAHFNALGYTEIASTEDVLLLEDNSRNFSLFLSGLSRLNPMGLPAASLVMNCNPFTLGHRYLVERAAGENPLVLLFVVQEDRSVFPFDVRRKLIEEGVRDLENVRVIPGGDYIISSATFPSYFIKDKGKIVDTHTRLDLTIFGAHIAPAAGIRRRYVGQEPFCPVTKRYNQSMHEILPEYGLDVVEIERRESDNTVISASEVRRLIAAGKTEETAKIVPPSTYKYLTSAEAEDIRSEIQGGSA
- the citD gene encoding citrate lyase acyl carrier protein, which translates into the protein MKITQKGIAGTLESSDVLITVSPPTDPGIKIELESIVKKQFGNRIIAVVNEVLEGFGIKDVHVTLQDKGALDCTVRARLEAAVYRAAGISQIRWRR